From the genome of Mycoplasma putrefaciens KS1, one region includes:
- a CDS encoding ComEC/Rec2 family competence protein produces the protein MSFKIFASDFYSFLVNKHFFLMFLLLSICFACSFILNFEVKYLFLSLFFLIITISLNYKNFYLILIIFAVVGLIFIGYKLWYSHSDLSFLNHQEISAKVIAKSKTYVILKHKNIKFYLSDFDNKLFLDQKLIIKGVFEKLESNTNYYQFDFFNYLTKQFVNHKLDKYQIISLTNGLRSNKWLADHIYAHKLISLFLLEKNNKSTDFQRIISELNLEFLIIISSFNIHLFTKFLYKINYKYKSTIILKYGFYLLVLLITYLANFSYASLRIIVYFLVSEYFKIKHKNTPLIFKRFVCLIICFVITPSFLVSSSALFVIVAFLFFYDQIFKNKFLNYLTRSTLFTFYFLPLQIYTFYGFSIVIQICLIFLRPLFAVIYFTIPFWLITNSNWLTDSLFKLLSLIKKINFHINTGQFNVVFLILVYLVILIAMMYQFKSFKTWSLLFFTLLVCYLINWLLKPAVFLAMLNVGNGNTFIFHDKYKNITIINDCGTGRGFSNQIPYQFLKYYAINKIDLVVISHYHTDHFNGLETIQKNLYVKQVIDYHNFEPIKSIKGVNLYFFWNDLKSENNKSLVHILEYRNTRILFTGDIEKEAELALVNNSYFKYVINLKPIDILQVPHHGSKSSSSDEFISLIKPKYGLISANQKTYNFPSSETLMMLFKHNITYFKTQELGNCFFNYQTNLFWFRK, from the coding sequence ATGAGTTTTAAAATATTTGCTAGTGACTTTTATAGCTTTTTAGTTAATAAGCATTTCTTTTTAATGTTTTTATTACTATCAATTTGTTTTGCTTGCAGCTTTATTTTAAACTTTGAAGTTAAATATCTATTTTTATCACTATTTTTCTTAATAATTACTATTAGTTTGAACTACAAAAATTTTTATTTGATTTTAATTATATTTGCTGTGGTTGGATTAATTTTTATAGGTTATAAACTGTGATATTCTCATAGTGATTTAAGTTTTTTAAACCATCAAGAAATTAGTGCAAAAGTGATTGCTAAAAGTAAAACTTATGTCATTTTAAAACATAAAAACATTAAGTTCTATCTTTCTGATTTTGATAACAAGCTCTTTTTAGATCAAAAATTAATTATTAAAGGAGTTTTTGAAAAATTAGAGTCAAATACTAATTATTATCAATTTGACTTTTTTAATTACTTAACAAAGCAATTTGTTAATCACAAATTAGATAAGTATCAAATTATTAGTTTAACTAATGGTTTAAGATCTAATAAATGACTAGCAGATCACATTTATGCTCATAAGCTAATTAGTTTATTTTTATTAGAAAAAAATAATAAATCTACTGATTTTCAAAGAATCATTTCTGAATTAAATTTAGAATTTCTAATTATTATTAGTAGTTTTAATATTCATTTATTTACTAAATTTTTATACAAAATAAATTACAAATATAAATCAACAATTATTTTAAAATATGGTTTCTATTTACTAGTTTTATTAATCACATATCTAGCTAATTTCAGTTATGCAAGTCTTAGAATTATTGTTTATTTTTTAGTAAGTGAATATTTTAAAATCAAACATAAAAACACACCATTAATTTTTAAGAGATTTGTTTGTTTAATAATTTGTTTTGTAATTACTCCAAGTTTTTTAGTTTCTAGTTCAGCGTTGTTTGTAATTGTGGCATTCTTGTTTTTTTATGACCAGATTTTTAAAAATAAATTTTTAAATTATCTAACAAGATCGACTTTATTTACTTTTTATTTTCTTCCGCTACAAATTTATACTTTTTATGGTTTTAGTATTGTTATTCAAATTTGTTTAATATTTTTAAGACCTTTATTTGCTGTAATTTATTTTACAATTCCTTTTTGATTAATTACTAATAGTAATTGACTTACTGATAGTTTATTTAAATTATTAAGCTTAATCAAAAAGATCAACTTTCATATTAATACTGGTCAGTTTAATGTAGTTTTTTTAATTCTAGTTTATCTGGTGATTTTAATTGCTATGATGTATCAGTTCAAATCTTTTAAGACTTGAAGCCTTTTGTTTTTTACTTTACTAGTTTGTTATCTAATTAACTGACTATTAAAACCAGCAGTTTTTTTAGCAATGTTAAATGTTGGTAATGGAAATACTTTTATTTTTCATGATAAATATAAAAATATAACAATTATTAATGATTGTGGAACTGGTCGAGGATTTTCTAATCAAATACCCTATCAATTTTTAAAATATTATGCAATTAATAAAATTGATTTAGTTGTGATTTCACATTATCATACAGATCATTTTAATGGCTTAGAAACAATTCAAAAAAACCTTTATGTCAAACAAGTAATTGATTATCATAATTTTGAGCCTATTAAGAGTATTAAAGGTGTTAATTTATACTTTTTTTGAAATGACTTAAAATCTGAAAACAATAAATCACTAGTTCACATTTTAGAATATCGAAATACAAGAATTTTATTTACTGGAGATATTGAAAAAGAAGCTGAACTTGCACTAGTTAATAATAGTTATTTTAAATATGTAATTAATTTAAAACCAATTGATATTTTACAAGTACCTCATCATGGATCTAAATCTAGTTCAAGTGATGAGTTTATTAGTTTGATCAAACCTAAATACGGCTTAATTTCAGCAAATCAAAAAACCTATAACTTTCCAAGTTCTGAAACACTAATGATGCTATTTAAACATAACATCACATATTTCAAAACTCAAGAACTGGGTAATTGCTTTTTTAATTATCAAACTAATTTGTTTTGATTTAGAAAATAA